A single window of Streptococcus cristatus ATCC 51100 DNA harbors:
- the arcC gene encoding carbamate kinase, producing MANRKIVVALGGNAILSSDPSAKAQQEALVETAKHLVKLIKNGDDLIITHGNGPQVGNLLLQHLAADSEKNPAFPLDSLVAMTEGSIGFWLQNALQNALLDEGIEKDVASVVTQVVVDKNDPAFVNLSKPIGPFYSEEEAKAEAEKSGATFKEDAGRGWRKVVASPKPVDIKEIETIRTLLNAGQVVVAAGGGGIPVIKEDNGHLAGVEAVIDKDFASQRLAELVEADLFIVLTGVDYVFVNYNKPDQEKLEHVNVAQLEEYIKQDQFAPGSMLPKVEAAIAFVNGRPEGKAVITSLENLGALIESESGTIIEKE from the coding sequence ATGGCAAATCGTAAAATAGTAGTGGCTTTGGGAGGAAATGCGATTCTTTCTTCTGATCCATCAGCAAAAGCTCAACAGGAAGCTTTGGTGGAAACAGCTAAGCACCTTGTAAAACTGATTAAAAATGGGGATGATTTGATCATCACTCACGGTAATGGTCCTCAAGTTGGAAATCTCTTGCTCCAACACTTGGCGGCTGATTCTGAGAAGAACCCTGCTTTCCCACTTGATTCACTTGTTGCTATGACAGAAGGTAGCATCGGTTTCTGGCTACAAAATGCCTTGCAAAATGCTCTCTTGGATGAAGGCATCGAAAAAGATGTTGCTTCAGTTGTGACACAAGTTGTTGTCGATAAAAATGACCCAGCTTTTGTTAACTTGAGCAAACCAATTGGTCCTTTCTATTCAGAAGAAGAAGCAAAAGCAGAAGCTGAAAAGAGCGGAGCAACTTTCAAAGAGGATGCTGGCCGCGGTTGGCGCAAGGTTGTTGCTTCACCAAAACCTGTTGATATCAAGGAAATCGAAACAATTCGTACCCTCTTGAATGCTGGTCAAGTGGTCGTTGCTGCTGGTGGTGGCGGAATTCCAGTCATCAAGGAAGACAACGGTCATTTGGCTGGTGTTGAAGCTGTTATTGATAAGGACTTTGCTTCTCAACGCTTGGCGGAATTAGTCGAAGCTGACCTCTTCATCGTCTTGACTGGTGTAGATTACGTCTTTGTCAACTACAATAAACCAGACCAAGAAAAGTTGGAACATGTGAATGTTGCTCAGCTGGAAGAATATATCAAACAAGACCAATTTGCCCCAGGCAGCATGCTTCCAAAAGTAGAAGCAGCTATCGCTTTTGTCAACGGTCGTCCAGAAGGAAAAGCAGTTATTACTTCCCTTGAAAATCTTGGCGCTTTGATCGAATCTGAAAGCGGAACAATTATTGAAAAAGAATAA
- the argF gene encoding ornithine carbamoyltransferase, whose amino-acid sequence MTHSVFQGRSFLAEKDFTRAELEYLIGLSAHLKDLKKRNIQHHYLAGKNIALLFEKTSTRTRAAFTTAAIDLGAHPEYLGANDIQLGKKESTEDTAKVLGRMFDGIEFRGFSQRMVEELAEFSGVPVWNGLTDEWHPTQMLADYLTVQENFGRLEGLTLVYCGDGRNNVANSLLVTGAILGVNVHIFSPKELFPEKEIVELAEGFAKESGAHILITEDADEAVKGADVLYTDVWVSMGEEDKFAERVALLKPYQVNMELVKKADNEDLIFLHCLPAFHDTNTVYGKDVAEKFGVEEMEVTDEVFRSKYARHFDQAENRMHTIKAVMAATLGNLYIPKV is encoded by the coding sequence ATGACACATTCAGTATTCCAAGGACGTAGCTTCCTTGCAGAAAAAGACTTTACTCGTGCAGAATTAGAATACCTAATCGGACTTTCAGCTCACTTGAAAGACTTAAAGAAACGCAATATTCAACACCACTATCTTGCTGGTAAGAATATCGCTCTCTTGTTTGAAAAAACATCTACTCGTACGCGTGCAGCCTTTACTACAGCAGCTATTGACCTTGGTGCACATCCAGAATACCTTGGTGCTAATGATATTCAGCTTGGTAAGAAAGAATCTACAGAAGATACTGCTAAAGTATTGGGACGTATGTTTGACGGGATTGAATTCCGCGGCTTCAGCCAACGCATGGTAGAAGAATTGGCAGAATTCTCAGGTGTTCCAGTATGGAATGGTTTGACTGACGAATGGCACCCAACTCAAATGCTTGCTGACTATTTGACAGTCCAAGAAAACTTTGGTCGTTTGGAAGGCTTGACATTGGTTTACTGTGGTGATGGACGTAACAACGTTGCTAATAGTTTGCTCGTAACAGGAGCTATCCTTGGCGTTAACGTTCACATCTTCTCACCAAAAGAACTCTTCCCAGAAAAAGAAATTGTTGAATTGGCAGAAGGCTTTGCGAAAGAAAGTGGCGCACACATCCTCATCACGGAAGATGCAGACGAAGCTGTTAAAGGTGCAGACGTACTTTACACAGACGTTTGGGTATCTATGGGTGAAGAAGATAAATTCGCAGAACGCGTTGCACTTTTGAAACCTTACCAAGTTAACATGGAATTGGTGAAGAAAGCTGATAATGAAGACTTGATCTTCTTGCACTGCTTGCCAGCATTCCACGATACAAATACTGTTTACGGTAAAGATGTCGCTGAAAAATTTGGCGTAGAAGAAATGGAAGTAACAGACGAAGTATTCCGTAGCAAATACGCTCGCCACTTTGACCAAGCAGAAAACCGTATGCACACAATCAAAGCTGTTATGGCTGCTACACTCGGCAACCTTTACATTCCAAAAGTATAA
- the arcA gene encoding arginine deiminase: protein MSTHPIHVFSEIGKLKKVMLHRPGKELENLLPDYLERLLFDDIPFLEDAQKEHDAFAQALRDEGIEVLYLEKLAAESLISPEIREQFIEEYLEEANIRGRETKKAIRELLHGIKDNQELVEKTMAGVQKAELPEIPDEAKGLTDLVESDYPFAIDPMPNLYFTRDPFATIGNAVSLNHMFADTRNRETLYGKYIFKYHPEYAGKVELVYNREEDTRIEGGDELVLSKDVLAVGISQRTDAASIEKLLVNIFKKNVGFKKVLAFEFANNRKFMHLDTVFTMVDYDKFTIHPEIEGDLRVYSVTYENEKLKIVEEKGDLAELLAQNLGVEKVHLIRCGGGNIVAAGREQWNDGSNTLTIAPGVVVVYDRNTVTNKILEEYGLRLIKIRGSELVRGRGGPRCMSMPFEREEV, encoded by the coding sequence ATGTCTACACATCCAATTCATGTTTTCTCAGAAATTGGGAAACTGAAAAAAGTTATGTTGCACCGTCCGGGCAAAGAGCTGGAAAACTTACTACCGGACTACCTAGAACGTCTTCTTTTTGATGACATTCCTTTCTTGGAAGATGCTCAAAAAGAACACGATGCATTCGCTCAAGCTCTTCGTGATGAAGGAATTGAAGTTCTTTATCTCGAAAAATTGGCTGCTGAATCCTTGATTTCTCCAGAAATTCGTGAACAGTTCATCGAAGAATATTTGGAAGAAGCAAATATTCGTGGACGCGAAACGAAGAAAGCTATTCGTGAATTGCTGCATGGTATCAAGGACAACCAAGAATTGGTTGAAAAAACAATGGCAGGGGTTCAAAAAGCTGAATTGCCAGAAATTCCTGACGAAGCGAAAGGTCTGACTGACTTGGTAGAATCAGATTATCCATTTGCGATTGATCCAATGCCAAACCTTTACTTCACACGCGATCCATTTGCTACCATTGGTAATGCTGTATCGCTCAACCACATGTTTGCAGATACTCGTAACCGTGAAACCCTCTACGGTAAATACATCTTCAAATATCACCCAGAATACGCTGGAAAAGTGGAATTGGTTTACAACCGTGAAGAAGATACTCGTATCGAAGGTGGAGATGAGTTAGTTCTTTCTAAAGATGTATTGGCAGTTGGTATTTCTCAACGTACAGACGCAGCATCTATCGAAAAACTTTTGGTGAATATCTTCAAGAAGAATGTTGGCTTCAAGAAAGTATTGGCCTTTGAATTTGCTAACAACCGTAAATTCATGCACTTAGATACTGTCTTCACTATGGTTGACTATGACAAGTTCACCATTCACCCAGAAATCGAAGGCGACCTTCGCGTTTACTCCGTTACTTATGAAAACGAAAAACTGAAGATCGTTGAAGAAAAAGGTGACTTGGCTGAGCTTCTGGCTCAAAACCTTGGCGTAGAAAAAGTTCATTTGATTCGTTGCGGTGGCGGCAATATCGTAGCAGCTGGACGTGAACAATGGAATGACGGTTCTAACACCTTGACTATCGCTCCTGGTGTGGTAGTAGTGTATGACCGCAATACCGTAACCAACAAGATTTTGGAAGAATACGGGCTTCGCTTGATCAAGATTCGCGGAAGTGAATTGGTTCGGGGCCGTGGTGGACCTCGTTGTATGTCTATGCCATTTGAACGTGAAGAAGTTTAA
- a CDS encoding Crp/Fnr family transcriptional regulator, whose product MINKEHYQIIRQHPAFAHFPVEIFDKIAIEIQFRKIPKGQIIFFSGDRRDRLFLLHRGYVRIEQYDSTDTFSYMDYIKMNSVFPYGGMFFDERYHYTASAVTNVEYFSIPMDLFEDYSKKNVDQLLFITKRLSQILEFQELRLRNVVSASATDRVTQSLSILCMDLCKEQDTLPFPMSMKELAKLGATTRETVNQVLKKLREEGVIDYEHKKLTFKNKDYFMRYFEGS is encoded by the coding sequence ATGATCAATAAGGAACATTATCAGATTATTAGACAGCATCCAGCATTTGCACATTTTCCTGTGGAAATTTTTGATAAGATTGCTATTGAGATTCAATTCCGGAAGATTCCCAAGGGACAGATTATCTTCTTTTCAGGGGACCGTAGGGATCGTCTTTTCCTCCTGCATCGAGGCTATGTTCGTATCGAACAGTATGATTCAACTGATACTTTTTCTTATATGGATTATATTAAAATGAATAGTGTGTTTCCATATGGAGGTATGTTTTTCGATGAGCGTTATCATTATACGGCTAGCGCGGTTACCAATGTCGAGTACTTCAGCATTCCGATGGACTTATTTGAGGACTATTCAAAAAAGAATGTGGATCAGCTGTTGTTTATCACCAAGCGTTTATCGCAGATTTTAGAATTTCAGGAATTGCGCTTACGGAATGTCGTCTCAGCCAGTGCGACGGACCGTGTAACCCAGTCTTTATCTATTTTATGCATGGATCTGTGCAAAGAGCAGGATACACTTCCATTTCCAATGAGTATGAAAGAGTTGGCCAAGTTAGGAGCCACTACACGTGAAACAGTCAATCAGGTTTTAAAAAAACTAAGAGAAGAAGGAGTGATTGACTACGAGCATAAAAAATTGACATTTAAGAATAAGGATTACTTTATGAGATATTTTGAAGGAAGCTAA
- a CDS encoding YhfC family intramembrane metalloprotease, with amino-acid sequence MLQMHILIAMVLILAAVVIPVIYFKKTKQISLLVFLLGGVGFYLSSQIFENLLHRLVLQPQADGTIALMKNAPLLYVLYGIATAAIFEETARYVIFRYLQKKRPLTIGDGLAYGLGHGGIEALFIGISGLLSLFVLAQLVSQGDSTLLAQLPQTTISHVQKLQVGQIYLLAFERILALAIQVFLTFWVWTAVKDKKMSYFLAALGFHALIDLAPALVQVGWLTQPILVEVIILVEFLALVFLTKKFLSLSIFNTKSKNA; translated from the coding sequence ATGCTTCAAATGCATATTTTGATTGCTATGGTGCTGATTTTAGCCGCTGTAGTCATTCCAGTAATTTATTTTAAAAAGACCAAGCAGATTTCCTTGCTTGTTTTCCTCTTGGGAGGGGTTGGATTTTATCTGTCTAGTCAGATTTTCGAAAATCTCCTACATCGATTGGTTCTTCAGCCTCAGGCTGATGGAACGATTGCTCTAATGAAAAATGCTCCCTTGCTTTATGTTTTGTATGGCATTGCAACGGCAGCTATCTTTGAGGAGACAGCGCGCTATGTGATTTTTCGATATCTACAAAAGAAGCGTCCACTGACTATCGGTGATGGTCTGGCCTATGGTTTAGGACACGGCGGGATCGAAGCTCTTTTCATAGGTATTTCAGGTCTCTTGAGTCTGTTTGTCCTCGCTCAACTAGTCAGCCAAGGGGACAGCACCTTGCTAGCGCAATTACCCCAAACGACGATTTCTCATGTGCAAAAACTACAAGTAGGGCAGATTTATCTACTGGCTTTCGAGCGGATTTTAGCACTTGCGATCCAAGTATTCTTGACTTTCTGGGTTTGGACGGCTGTCAAAGACAAAAAAATGAGCTATTTTCTTGCAGCTCTGGGCTTTCATGCTTTGATTGATTTGGCCCCTGCTCTGGTTCAAGTTGGTTGGCTGACTCAGCCGATTCTGGTTGAAGTGATTATTTTGGTAGAATTTCTTGCTCTGGTATTTCTGACTAAGAAGTTTCTATCCTTATCAATTTTTAATACCAAGAGTAAAAATGCTTAA
- a CDS encoding serine hydrolase, giving the protein MIKNDIKKLACWFGGVFLFICYLGLLVEPQRADKKIAEAGQSIASSQSTEGEETKSEGTARASKTMEEKQEVIEQDFPTMEALGLSYDYANMTLPQVIQAYMDDMGIESSQLAFSYKDLTTGQTYAMNDTQSMTAGSTYKLPLNMLVVDEVAAGKLSLEERFDITNTSYEYKGEHDNYVAAFNGAMSIPDMQEYSLVYSENTPAYALAERLGGMDKAYSMFGRYGQSKAKVKTISRENKTTTDYYIQVLEYLWNNQEKYKDILYFIGVSFPGEYYKRYLYDLTIYQKPGYVREALNVDAIVMEEKPYIVALYTAYLGGSTEASEEISGVGIDQVGQIAYIINEWHRVNMN; this is encoded by the coding sequence TTGATTAAAAATGACATAAAGAAACTGGCTTGCTGGTTCGGTGGTGTTTTCTTATTTATTTGTTATTTGGGTCTTTTGGTGGAGCCACAGCGAGCTGATAAAAAGATAGCAGAAGCAGGTCAATCAATCGCTTCTTCACAGTCTACAGAAGGAGAGGAAACGAAGTCTGAGGGGACTGCGCGTGCTAGCAAGACAATGGAAGAGAAGCAAGAGGTGATAGAGCAGGATTTTCCGACCATGGAAGCCTTGGGCTTATCTTACGATTATGCGAATATGACCTTGCCACAAGTTATTCAGGCTTACATGGATGACATGGGAATTGAATCTTCGCAGCTTGCTTTTTCTTATAAAGACCTGACGACTGGGCAAACCTATGCCATGAATGATACCCAGTCTATGACAGCAGGCTCTACTTATAAACTCCCCCTTAATATGTTGGTTGTTGATGAGGTAGCAGCAGGAAAATTATCGCTGGAAGAGCGGTTTGATATTACCAACACCAGCTATGAATACAAGGGAGAACACGATAACTATGTAGCGGCCTTCAATGGCGCCATGTCTATTCCTGATATGCAGGAGTATTCCCTAGTCTACTCTGAAAATACGCCCGCTTATGCGCTAGCAGAGCGACTAGGCGGTATGGATAAGGCCTACAGCATGTTTGGAAGGTATGGCCAGTCAAAAGCTAAAGTCAAGACGATCAGCAGAGAAAATAAAACAACAACGGACTACTATATTCAAGTTCTGGAGTATCTGTGGAATAACCAAGAAAAATACAAGGATATTCTTTATTTTATCGGTGTTTCCTTCCCTGGTGAATATTACAAACGTTATTTATACGATTTGACAATTTACCAAAAGCCTGGGTATGTTAGAGAGGCTCTTAATGTTGATGCTATTGTTATGGAGGAGAAGCCCTATATTGTGGCACTTTATACAGCCTATCTAGGTGGAAGTACAGAAGCCAGTGAGGAGATTAGTGGAGTTGGTATTGATCAGGTCGGTCAAATTGCCTATATTATCAATGAGTGGCACCGGGTCAACATGAATTAA
- the sodA gene encoding superoxide dismutase SodA: MAIILPDLPYAYDALEPYIDEETMHLHHDKHHQTYVNNVNAALEKHPEIGEDLEKLLADVESIPADIRQAVINNGGGHLNHALFWELMTPEKTAPSAELAAAIDATFGSFEEFQAAFTAAATTRFGSGWAWLVVNKEGKLEVTSTANQDTPISEGKKPILGLDVWEHAYYVKYRNVRPDYIKAFFSVINWNKVDELYAAAK, translated from the coding sequence ATGGCAATTATTTTACCAGATCTACCTTATGCATACGACGCTTTGGAACCTTACATCGATGAGGAAACAATGCACCTTCACCATGACAAGCACCATCAAACTTACGTGAATAACGTAAATGCGGCGCTTGAAAAACACCCTGAAATTGGTGAAGATTTAGAAAAACTGTTGGCAGATGTTGAGTCTATTCCGGCTGATATTCGCCAAGCAGTGATCAACAACGGTGGTGGACACTTGAACCACGCTCTTTTCTGGGAATTGATGACTCCTGAGAAGACAGCTCCTTCAGCAGAACTTGCAGCAGCGATCGATGCGACATTTGGTTCATTTGAAGAATTCCAAGCAGCCTTCACTGCAGCAGCAACAACTCGTTTCGGATCAGGTTGGGCATGGTTGGTTGTCAACAAAGAAGGGAAACTTGAAGTAACTTCAACAGCGAACCAAGATACACCAATCTCAGAAGGTAAGAAACCAATCTTGGGCTTGGATGTTTGGGAACATGCTTACTACGTGAAATACCGCAACGTGCGTCCTGACTATATCAAGGCTTTCTTCTCAGTGATCAACTGGAATAAAGTAGATGAGCTTTACGCAGCAGCTAAATAA
- the holA gene encoding DNA polymerase III subunit delta translates to MLAIEKIRKITPENLSTLTILTGDDLGQFELLKDEFLKQIHYDPADLNVTLFDMKETSYADVELDLVSLPFFADEKIIILDHFADLTTAKKRYLSDEEVKSFEQYLENPNSTTKLVIFAEGKLDSKRRLVKILKRDGQIFEAAEIKEADLRQYFTKQAQLEGLDFVPKAFDHLLIKSGFHFSEISKNLAFLKSYKESGQVSLEDIAEAIPKTLQDNIFDLTQLILQKQIDAARSLVRDLTLQGEDEIKLIAIMLGQFRMFTQVKILADNGRSESQIVSDLSDYLGRKINPFQVKFALKDARGLSLNFLKRTLTCLIETDYQIKSGLYDKDYLFDLALLKIATGNF, encoded by the coding sequence ATGTTAGCAATTGAAAAAATTAGAAAAATCACTCCCGAAAATCTGTCGACCTTAACGATTTTGACGGGAGACGACTTGGGGCAATTTGAGCTGTTAAAAGACGAGTTTCTGAAGCAGATTCACTACGATCCAGCGGATTTGAATGTCACCTTGTTTGATATGAAAGAAACGTCTTATGCAGATGTGGAGTTAGATTTAGTCAGTCTGCCTTTTTTTGCGGATGAAAAGATTATTATTTTAGATCATTTTGCGGATCTAACAACAGCGAAAAAGCGCTATTTATCGGATGAAGAGGTCAAGTCCTTTGAGCAGTATTTGGAAAATCCTAATAGCACGACCAAATTGGTCATTTTCGCGGAAGGCAAGCTAGACAGCAAACGCCGACTAGTCAAGATACTCAAGCGAGATGGACAGATTTTTGAAGCAGCTGAGATTAAGGAAGCAGACTTACGTCAGTATTTTACCAAACAAGCCCAGCTTGAAGGTTTGGATTTTGTTCCGAAGGCTTTTGACCACTTGCTCATCAAATCAGGCTTTCATTTCAGCGAAATCAGTAAAAACTTGGCTTTTCTGAAGTCTTATAAAGAGTCGGGGCAAGTTAGCTTAGAGGATATTGCTGAGGCCATTCCTAAAACCTTGCAAGATAATATTTTTGATTTGACCCAGCTTATTTTACAGAAACAAATTGATGCGGCGCGGAGTTTGGTGCGCGATCTGACCTTGCAGGGTGAAGATGAAATCAAGTTGATTGCTATCATGTTAGGTCAATTTCGGATGTTTACTCAGGTTAAAATTTTGGCGGATAATGGCCGATCTGAGAGCCAAATCGTGTCGGATTTATCAGACTATCTTGGACGCAAGATCAATCCCTTCCAAGTCAAGTTTGCACTCAAGGATGCGCGTGGGCTCAGCCTCAACTTTCTGAAAAGAACCCTGACCTGTTTGATTGAAACGGACTACCAGATCAAGTCTGGCCTTTATGACAAGGACTACCTTTTTGACCTTGCCTTGTTAAAAATCGCAACAGGAAACTTCTAA